In Glandiceps talaboti chromosome 16, keGlaTala1.1, whole genome shotgun sequence, a single window of DNA contains:
- the LOC144447628 gene encoding protein SSUH2 homolog, producing MASTQGHPYPPPQQGYPPQQQGYPPPQQGYPPPQQGYPPQQQGYPPPQQGYAPQQQGYPPPQQGYPPPQQGNPPQQQGYPPPQQGYPPPQQGYPPPQQMQPNANGAGNPPQQQMAAPQQTQAAPLPNQVTQNNEGQGWQPNQNAGENGPSYKWDNVPDTDPDSDAESVADEVGKVDVSDMAKVEGYEHVGVDVGQPIPPPVYIPPGEEEKPEEKYGEGGTISEEEAKEAMLAFVAEHCCYGSRPAKQMTIKTILPGSALHYELETYTEQRYTNRVYQPYYGGPVDGPMNGIPPGPWQIDIQPSQLFSDHTKLAEVPHTSSLRDCHRCYARGFIRCGRCYGRGRVRCSGCRGSGRRNKRVKRGDHYTTIRVSCSSCHGSGRKRCYRCGGDGRVTCPTCKGCCTLRWFIQLTVNFKNHLSDYILEKSDMPDELIRDVSGVILFEQTLLAVWPISCYPVPEINQNSLALVTQHRNAWNDQRKLQQRQRLRAVSVSEVHYNWKDVNTRYWVYGNERRVYAPDYPHQCCWGCNIL from the exons ATGGCATCCACACAAG GGCATCCATACCCTCCACCACAGCAGGGATATCCTCCTCAACAGCAGGGGTACCCTCCACCGCAGCAGGGATATCCTCCACCGCAGCAGGGGTATCCTCCACAGCAGCAGGGATATCCTCCCCCGCAACAGGGGTATGCTCCCCAACAACAAGGATACCCTCCTCCGCAACAGGGGTACCCACCCCCACAGCAGGGTAACCCTCCTCAACAACAGGGATACCCTCCCCCACAGCAGGGATACCCTCCTCCACAGCAGGGATACCCACCTCCACAACAAATGCAGCCAAATGCTAATGGAGCGG GCAATCCTCCCCAACAGCAAATGGCAGCACCTCAACAAACGCAGGCAGCTCCTTTGCCAAATCAGGTGACACAAAATAATGAGGGACAAG GCTGGCAACCTAATCAAAATGCAGGCGAGAACGGGCCTTCTTACAAGTGGGATAACGTTCCAGACACTGACCCTGACAGTGACGCGGAATCTGTTGCTGACGAAGTCGGTAAAGTTGATGTGTCCGATATGGCAAAGGTTGAGGGGTATGAACACGTTGGTGTCGATGTTGGACAACCAATACCACCACCCGTTTATATTCCTCCAGGGGAGGAGGAAAAACCAGAGGAAAAATATGGCGA GGGAGGAACAATATCAGAAGAAGAAGCGAAGGAGGCCATGTTGGCATTCGTTGCGGagcactgttgctatggttccCGACCggcaaaacaaatgacaataaagaCCATATTGCCTGGTAGCGCATTGCAT TACGAATTGGAGACTTACACAGAACAACGTTACACTAATCGTGTGTACCAACCGTATTACGGTGGACCTGTCGACGGACCCATGAATGGAATACCACCTGGACCGTGGCAAATTGACATTCAACCTTCGCAGTTGTTTTCAGATCACACGAAACTGGCTGAAGTTCCACATACATCATCGCTTAGG GATTGTCATCGATGCTATGCTAGGGGATTTATCAGATGTGGTCGATGCTACGGACGTGGAAGG GTTCGTTGTTCTGGATGTCGAGGCAGTGGTAGACGGAATAAACGAGTTAAAAGAGGAGACCATTACACAACGATACGAGTTAGTTGTAGTTCGTGTCATGGCTCTGGAAGGAAAAG atGTTACCGTTGCGGTGGAGATGGACGTGTGACGTGTCCTACCTGTAAAGGTTGTTGTACTCTGAGATGGTTCATACAATTAACCGTTAACTT TAAAAATCACCTTAGTGATTATATTCTTGAGAAGTCTGATATGCCGGATGAACTGATCAGGGATGTTTCAGGTGTCATCCTCTTTGAACAGACGCTATTAGCT GTTTGGCCAATTTCATGTTATCCAGTGCCTGAAATCAATCAAAACTCATTAGCTTTGGTTACTCAACATAGGAATGCTTGGAATGATCAACGGAAACTACAACAG AGACAACGTCTACGAGCTGTTTCAGTCAGTGAAGTTCATTACAACTGGAAGGATGTAAATACACGTTATTGGGTGTACGGAAATGAAAGGAGGGTATACGCACCGGACTATCCCCACCAGTGTTGTTGGGGCTGCAATATATTGTAA